The genomic interval CTTGCATACTTACGCAGTCCCCATTTACTGCTAATGAGGTTACCGAGGTTCACTACGTCGAGGCTTAGCTGGATAGTGCTGGTCTTTTCTTTACCGCGGAAGTTAAAGTCCTGCAGTACGCGCATATCTATCTGGCTGAACCAGGGCGTGGTACCGGCGTATTTCTGTGTGTACTGGCCACGGTGTTTGCTCAGGTATTTATCCTGGTTGATGAACGCTTCCAGTGCGGCGCCCTGTGCGGCAGCATTCTGGGTATTACCTTCTGCATCCAGGAGCGGGGCAAAGTTCATGTTGCGGATCTCTGCCGATGTAGGCACATACATCAGGTCGTTCGCAAAAGAGCCATCGTTATTGAGGTCACCTCCATATACATAGGAGAAACGGTTACCGCTTGTCCAGTTACTGAAGAATGATACGGTAGTGGCGTATTTGCCTTTGCAGTATTCAAACTTTTTAATACCGGCTAAGACTATACGGTGGGTGTTGCCGTACAGGGAGTGGGAATTCACCGCCTTGTTAGCGTTACCGAGCACCGGGTTACGGTCAAATGCATCGCCGGAGATCTCTGCGGAGATGGAGCTGGCGTCTTTTGCTACCAGGTAGTTATAACCCAGCATCAGGAAATATCCTTTACCGAAGGTTTGCTGCGCCTGGAAAGTAGCATTGAAGGAGTACCCTACTTTCACGTTGGTGAATACATAGGTGGAGGTATTTCCTTTGTCGGATGCCTGGTATACAGCACGGTTATCGCCGGTACCTGAATTCAGCACACCTGTAGGCGTACCCAGGCCATAGTCGCGTACCATCATGGCGTTGATATCTTTCGAATAAGCCACATCGCCACTCAGCACCGTACCGATAGGCAGTTTATAATCCAGGCCAATGTTGGAACGCCAGATCTGCGGCCATTTGAAATTGTGGGCTGTTACGTTGTAATAGCCGGTGAAGGGATTTCCGATGGCATTACCCAGCCATACGAAGGGGAAGCGGCCGGTGAACAGACCGGTACCACCACGTAACTGTAAGGTCTTATCGCCCCTGATATCCCAGTTAAAGCCTAAACGGGGAGATACCAGTACTTTACCGCTGGGCATACGGGTATTATCTATTTGCTGACCAGGTCCATTCTTCACGGGGTTACCGTTTTCATCGAACAGCTTCAGGTTGTCGCTGTTGGGAACAGTAGGTGAAGCGGTTGAAATAGTACCCAGGAAAGTTCCGTTATCCGGATCTATGCTGGGGTTGTTGTAACTGGCTTTGGACGGGAAATACAACGCTTTGTCAAAACGAACGCCATAAGTCACCTTAAAATGGTCAGTTACGCTGAACTCGTCCTGCAGGTAGGCAGAGATCTGTCCCACAGTAAGGTAGTACCATGTCCACTGGTCGGCGGCCACGCGGTTCTTTGCATATGTTACGTTCTTATCATACACTCCTGCAGCTACATTCGTCAGGAAAGTATTGATGTCCACGCCGGAGAACACGGTAAAGCCAAAACCTGTCAGGTTAAAGGAGTTTCCGAATTTGAACTGTTCATAGGATGCCCCGATGGTAAGGGTATGTTTGGGGAGGATGATATTGAAGTTGTCTGTCAGCTGCAATGCATCCTGGTTGAGGCGGTTATTAATGGAGAAAGGCTCGTATCCTGCTACTATGTAAGGCACATTGTATTTTGTGATGTTCAGCACGGGGAAAGGCGAAGAGAACGGATCGCGCTTGTCCCTGAAACTGGTGAACACTGCACGGAACTTGTTGGAGTAGGTATCGTTGAAGTTAGACTTCAGCTCCAGTCCGAAGGAGTGCAGTTTGTTGATCATCTTATATCCTGAATTCCGGAACTGCAGGGTGATGGCGTCCGGGCCACGGCGGTTAATGGCGTTGGGGTGCGCAGTTTTTTCCTGCGAAGCGTCCAGGCCATTGTAAGTGAACGACAGGTTATGCTTGCTGTTGATCACCCAGTCTATCTTTGCCAGCCATTTATAGTTCTTGCGTTCAAGGTCAAAGTTCTGGTAAGGGCCGGTTACATAACCAAAGCGTTGGGCCAGTGCAGCGCTGACAGCATTGAGGTCTGACTCGAGCACGCGGGAGGTGGTCACATCGCCGGCGTTGCTGTTATTCCTCGCTACATAGGCGCTTGCGCCATCTTTACGCTGTTCTGTTTCGAAGTTGACGAAGTAGAACAGTTTATTCTTTTTGATAGCGCCTCCCAGTGAGAAACCTCCCTGGAAATGTTTGAGTGTAGGCACTGTCAGTTTCTGCCCGTCTACTTTATCGCCCGAGATAGCGTCATTACGGTAAAAACCATATACCGTTCCGCCGAATTTATTGCTCCCGCTTTTGGTAACGGTATTCACCCCCGCGCCGGTAAATCCTGACTGTGTAACATCATATGGCGCGATATTGATCTGGATCTGGTCTATCGCATCCAGAGAAATAGGCTGTGCGTTTGTTTGTCCGCCGGGAGCCGGTGCATCCAGTCCAAACGGGTTATTGAACACGGCTCCGTCCAGGGAGAAGTTGTTATACTGCCCGTTCCTTCCGGCAAAGGAAATACCGTTGTAGGTAGGCGATGCGGACGGAGTGATACGCAGGTAATCGTCCGCGGAACGGGAGATAGTGGGCAATTGCCGGATCTGCGTGGCACTGATGTTGGTAGAAGCCCCTGTACGCTGGTCATTGAAGATGGTGGAGCGGCCGCTGATCACCACTTCATTGAGCTTCCCGGCTTCTTCCACCAGGCGCAGGTCGAGGGCCGTGTTTTGTCCCAGGGTGAGGTAAATACCGGTAGCTGTTTCCGTGGCGTAACCGGTAAAGGAAACCGTCACGGTATACGGGCCGCCTACACGAAGGTTAGGTACGACGAAGCTACCATCCGATTTGGTGACCAATCCTTTGTTGATACCGGCATCAGCGAAGGCTACCCTGACGGTTGCACCGGGCAGGGGTTGTCCTGCCTGACTTTTGACAATACCGCTCAACGTTGCGGTAGTTACCTGGGCTTGGGCATTAATAAGTAGAAAACAGGCAATGAGTAAGCTTCCTAATAGCTTAGTTAGATTTGGTTGATACATCTTGGTATAAATTGGGTAAGTAATTGCTACAATCTTGAAAGTAAAAAGCGTCCTTATCATCCCCAACAACACTATACAATTTACTCAAAATTTTGCGTATTTCCCGGGGGTATGCTGCAGAAATTTCAATTGCGGGGGTTTAAAAGTAACATATGTAGGTAATTCTAAAGTGTAAGCTATCGTAATTTGAATCGAAAGCGGTATTGCTATAGCGGGAGTTCGGTAGCGATTCGCTTCGGCTTCCTACTTATAGGTACTACAGGCCTACATTACACCTACATTTCCATAGCGTTTGCTATAGAATAGTGGCTATAATGCTATAGCAGAGTGCCTGTAGGATACAGGTTCCACCGGATCCTCAGGCTATTTGTACACTGGTGGTATTGTATGTTGTAGCCCGGTTTCAGTATGGGTTGCGCCTTTCGAAGGTTTTCACGCGAAGTAGCCCGGTTTCAGTATGGGATGCGCCTTGTCGAAGGTTTTCACGCGAAGTAGCCCGGTTTCAGTATGGGGTTGCGCCTTGTCGAAGGTTTTCACGCGAAGTAGCCGGTTTCAGTATGGGATGCGCCTTGTCAAAGGTTTTCACGCGAAGTAGCTCGGTTTCAGTATGGGATGTCGGTCGGCGCCTCTCCGGATGCCGATTGAGCGTTTTCAAGCGAATATGATTTTGAATATAGATTGGACTGCACCGCTCGTGTCACCGGGAGAGCCGAAGGCCCGACATTCCCATCTGAAACCGGTGCTACTTCCGCTCCTCCCACGACTATGATTGGGTCCTGCTTGCCGGGAGGAAATCAGGTGAGGGCAAATATACCGGGGTATAGATTCGCTCAATGGTTTTAAATGGCATTTTGAATCGTTAACTATGCATTTGAAAATTATCACCATCCGGACAGGGTAATGCTCTGTATGGGGCTTAAAATATTATTTCCGGGCGTCCTGGATCCCCTTTCGCGTTAGGGCCTTTCGCTCCGATACTCGTTCTAAATTTATTTGAAGGCATACATGATCGAAACCAGGCTTTGTGTTCATTACAATTACCTGTTCAGGATTACCTGCACAGGTAATCCTGAACAGCACTATTGAAACTGTAAAGTTTTCCGTACTAAGACACATTAAAACGAAGAAGGACCGCTCAAAAGAAGGCAAAAACAACGAATAGCTGCGTAAAGCTTAATTTGCACAGCTGTAAAGCAAATAATGAATTTACAATAACACCTGTAAAGTCAATCCTGAAGTCCGCACAAGAACTGTAGAGTTTTTCTGTACTAAGACAAAGTTTTCCTGTACTGAGACAAGACACGTTTTTGTACCGCTTTGATACCGCTTTAATACCGCTAATCTTACGTTAATCTTACGTTCATGGACGTAAAATTAACGTAAGATTAGCGGTATTAAAGCGGTATCAAAGCGGTATCAGGACGGGATTAAACCGAAGAAATATAACAAAAAATAATTACACCCAATACAGTCAAACAGACGCTTATGTCGCACCGTCAATGCAGGCACCGGAGCTCAGGCGGCAATCGGATGCCGGCACGACAGGTATGTATATTTTTTTGGATAGCAGTTTGCTTAAACCAGCTTATAGCGTATTTTTGCTATTGTGAGAAAAGTATGCCTTTACATACTGATTGTTTTTATCTGGGCCGAGAGTACCTCATTGGATCAGTTGCTGAAGCTGCCTGTGTTATTTGAGCATTTCAAAGAGCACCAGCTGAAGAACCACGATGTGGGCCTGCTGGAATTCATTTCCATGCACTACTGGGGGCATGATATGGACGATACGGATAATGACAGGGACATGCAGCTTCCCTTTAAGAAGGTGAATATCAATACTCACTACCTGCTTTTTGCCCGGTTAAACCAGGCGCCCCGCATCATTGCAGCCGAGCAGACCGTATTACAGACTTTTACCATTTACAAGGATCAATATCATCCTGACCCTGACCTTACCTCCCCTTTCAGACCTCCCTGTGCGTGAATTGCACCCTGTTATTTACTGATCTGTGCTGACAATGCAATGGTATTCCGTTGCCTGTATGTCATTTCATAGATCTTTCTGCAATTCATTCAACAGCAAATCATGCTTGATAAGATCATTCAATTCTCAGTTAAGAATAAACTGGTGATTGGCCTCTTCATGTTGCTATGGGTTATTTACGGCATATTCGAAGTAACCCGTCTGCCTATTGATGCGGTGCCAGACATCACCAACAACCAGGTACAGATCATTACAACAGCGCCCGCATTAGGTGCGCAGGATGTAGAGCGGCTGATCACTTTTCCTATTGAACAGGCCCTCAGTAATGTTCCTCACCTGAAGGAAAGCCGGAGTTTATCACGCTTCGGATTATCCATCATCACCGTTGTGTTTGAAGACGATGCCGATATTTACTGGGCCCGTCAACAGGTAAGTGAGCGGCTGCAACAGGCGGAGATCACTGAAAACGCCAGTAAGCCAGAACTGGCGGCTGTTTCCACCGGTCTCGGAGAGATATACCAGTATGTGATCAGGCCCCTGAAGGGATATGAAGACAAATATAGCCTGGCAGACCTCCGTACTATACAGGACTGGATCGTGCGGCGGCAATTGCTGGGTACCAAAGGAGTAGCAGAGGTATCTACTTTTGGGGGAGAGCTGAAGCAATATGAGGTGGCTATCAATCCGTATCAGCTGAAGTCACTGGGCTTGACTATCGGCGATGTTTTCAACGCCTTACATACCAACAACCAGAACACCGGCGGGGCTTATATTGAGAAAGGGCCTACAGTTATGTACATCCGCAGCGAGGGATTGGCGGGTAGTATTGCCGATATAGAAAATATTGTTGTCAAAAACACGGCAGCGGGCGTTCCTGTACTGATAAGGCATGTGGCCAGTGTCAGGATGGGCGCGGCTATCCGCTATGGGGCGCTGAACTACAACAATACCGGTGAGGTGGCGGGCGCTATTGTATTGATGCTGAAAGGGGAAAACTCTTCCCAGGTCATCAAAAATATAAAAGCGCGTATCGCGGAGATTCAAAAGACATTGCCGGAAGGCCTGCTGATAGAGCCATTCCTTGATCGTACCAAGATGGTGAACAACGCTATTGGCACGGTGGAGCATAACCTGCTGGAAGGAGCGCTGATAGTTGTGTTTGTGCTGGTGATATTCCTGGGGAACCTGCGTGCGGGGCTGATCGTGGCATCTGTGATCCCCCTGTCCATGCTTTTCGCCATTATCATGATGAATACTTTCGGCGTAAGCGGTAACCTGATGAGCCTTGGTGCGCTTGACTTCGGATTGATAGTGGATGGCGCGGTGATCATCGTGGAAGCTATCCTGCATCATTTGCATTATTCCAGGGAGTATCAGCAGAAAGACAGGCTTTCGCAGGATGACATGAATGCGGAAGTAGCGGGATCCTCTTCGCGCATGATGAATGCGGCCGTATTCGGGCAGATCATCATCCTGATCGTATACCTGCCGATCCTTTCACTGCAGGGTATTGAGGGTAAGATGTTCAGGCCGATGGCGCAGACAGTAGCATTTGCCATTATGGGCGCATTTATACTTTCCCTCACCTATGTACCGATGATCAGTTCATTATTCATCAGCAAAAAGATCACACATCAGCCAAATATTTCCGATCGTGTCATGGAAAGGATCGAGCGCTTTTATCAACGGGTGCTGGGGCGTGCCTTACGTTTCCGTAAGAGCGTGGTAGCAGTTGCATTCGGATTGTTTGCCCTGGCTGTACTCCTGTTCAGCAGGATGGGTGGAGAGTTCATTCCGCAACTGGAAGAAGGCGACTTCGCCGTAGAGACAAGATTGCTGATAGGTACGAACCTGAGTACGACCATTGCTACATTCCAGCAGATATCAGGTATTCTGAAAGAGAAGTTCCCCGAGGTAGAACGGATCGTATCCCGCATTGGCAGTTCGGAGATCCCGACAGACCCGATGCCCATAGATGCGGGCGATATGATCATTGTATTAAAAGATAAATCTGAGTGGACGAATGGAGAGAGTTTTGAGGAGCTGGCCTCGAAGATGTCGGAGGTGGTACAGCATGCGATACCGGGTGTGACCTTAAGTTTCCAGTTCCCGGTGCAGATGCGTTTCAATGAACTGATGACAGGCGCCAAGCAGGATGTGGTATGTAAGATATTTGGCGAAGACCTGGACCTGCTGGCGAAATATGCGGAGCAGATCGGTGCTATCAGCAGAACAGTATCCGGTACGGCCGACTGGTATGTGGAGAAGATGACGGGGATGCCGCAGGTGGTGATCCGTTATAACAGGAATGAAATAGCGAAATACGGGCTGAATATCGATGAGATCAATCGTACTGTTAATGCAGCATTTGCCGGCGCGGCTGCGGGCAAGGTGTATGAGGGAGAGAAACGTTTTGACCTCGTTGTGCGAGTGGGCAATGAAGGCAGGCGGAATATCGAGGATGTGCGCAACCTGATGGTCGCAACCTCCACGGGCAGCCAGATACCACTGTACCAGGTAGCTTCCATTGAAGAAATAGAAGGGCCCAACCAGATACAGCGTGAGGATGCGCGTCGCAGGATCACTGTCGGCTTCAATGTGAGAGGACGTGATGTGCAGTCGATCGTTGAAGAACTGCAGCAAAAGATCCAGCGGAAAATAAAATTCGAACCGGGGTACACCATCACATATGGCGGTACTTTCGAGAACCTGCAGCAGGCGAAGAAGCGATTGAGCATTGCGGTGCCTGTAGCTTTACTGCTCATTTTTATCATGTTGTATTTTGCCTTTTCATCTGTAAAAGAGGGCGCGCTGATCTATACAGCGATCCCCCTGTCGGCCATTGGCGGCGTCTTTGCACTGGCCCTGCGTGGCATGCCTTTCAGCATATCTGCCGG from Chitinophaga filiformis carries:
- a CDS encoding CusA/CzcA family heavy metal efflux RND transporter, with protein sequence MLDKIIQFSVKNKLVIGLFMLLWVIYGIFEVTRLPIDAVPDITNNQVQIITTAPALGAQDVERLITFPIEQALSNVPHLKESRSLSRFGLSIITVVFEDDADIYWARQQVSERLQQAEITENASKPELAAVSTGLGEIYQYVIRPLKGYEDKYSLADLRTIQDWIVRRQLLGTKGVAEVSTFGGELKQYEVAINPYQLKSLGLTIGDVFNALHTNNQNTGGAYIEKGPTVMYIRSEGLAGSIADIENIVVKNTAAGVPVLIRHVASVRMGAAIRYGALNYNNTGEVAGAIVLMLKGENSSQVIKNIKARIAEIQKTLPEGLLIEPFLDRTKMVNNAIGTVEHNLLEGALIVVFVLVIFLGNLRAGLIVASVIPLSMLFAIIMMNTFGVSGNLMSLGALDFGLIVDGAVIIVEAILHHLHYSREYQQKDRLSQDDMNAEVAGSSSRMMNAAVFGQIIILIVYLPILSLQGIEGKMFRPMAQTVAFAIMGAFILSLTYVPMISSLFISKKITHQPNISDRVMERIERFYQRVLGRALRFRKSVVAVAFGLFALAVLLFSRMGGEFIPQLEEGDFAVETRLLIGTNLSTTIATFQQISGILKEKFPEVERIVSRIGSSEIPTDPMPIDAGDMIIVLKDKSEWTNGESFEELASKMSEVVQHAIPGVTLSFQFPVQMRFNELMTGAKQDVVCKIFGEDLDLLAKYAEQIGAISRTVSGTADWYVEKMTGMPQVVIRYNRNEIAKYGLNIDEINRTVNAAFAGAAAGKVYEGEKRFDLVVRVGNEGRRNIEDVRNLMVATSTGSQIPLYQVASIEEIEGPNQIQREDARRRITVGFNVRGRDVQSIVEELQQKIQRKIKFEPGYTITYGGTFENLQQAKKRLSIAVPVALLLIFIMLYFAFSSVKEGALIYTAIPLSAIGGVFALALRGMPFSISAGVGFIALFGVAVLNGIVLISEFNRIKKEGQITDALQLVMMGTRNRLRPVLMTAAVASLGFLPMALSNGAGAEVQRPLATVVIGGLLTATLLTLFVLPALYLLFEGKVKISPNKAVMIAGLVLVSIPSLKAQNSPVNINQAINIALHHNLQATSARLNERAENLRRQTGFDIPKTQFSADYGQINSVQQDNRFGITQSLSFPTVYTHQKKALQENYLAAQAKTQMMEQDIRTNVRRLFYDWVWLHEKQQLLRYADSIYRLFEEKTNLRFRTGETNILEKTTAESHRQQIANQLEMLSADMQITLKQFNLLLSDSVAYQPQTDSIRITYATVDTALGQLPQIRSLRHESAAAHWRWRTEKSKLLPDFFIGYNNQSISGIQNVNGQETYFSNSKRFNYVNAGISIPLFFGAQRSRASAAQLDWQLSQQRADYALQQTRTEWQTALTQVQKYAASLHYYQGKGLENAAAIIFTADKQFVGGEIDYLQWVMLTDQAIGIRNEYLDMLNNYNQAAIQVLRLQNL
- a CDS encoding TonB-dependent receptor translates to MSGIVKSQAGQPLPGATVRVAFADAGINKGLVTKSDGSFVVPNLRVGGPYTVTVSFTGYATETATGIYLTLGQNTALDLRLVEEAGKLNEVVISGRSTIFNDQRTGASTNISATQIRQLPTISRSADDYLRITPSASPTYNGISFAGRNGQYNNFSLDGAVFNNPFGLDAPAPGGQTNAQPISLDAIDQIQINIAPYDVTQSGFTGAGVNTVTKSGSNKFGGTVYGFYRNDAISGDKVDGQKLTVPTLKHFQGGFSLGGAIKKNKLFYFVNFETEQRKDGASAYVARNNSNAGDVTTSRVLESDLNAVSAALAQRFGYVTGPYQNFDLERKNYKWLAKIDWVINSKHNLSFTYNGLDASQEKTAHPNAINRRGPDAITLQFRNSGYKMINKLHSFGLELKSNFNDTYSNKFRAVFTSFRDKRDPFSSPFPVLNITKYNVPYIVAGYEPFSINNRLNQDALQLTDNFNIILPKHTLTIGASYEQFKFGNSFNLTGFGFTVFSGVDINTFLTNVAAGVYDKNVTYAKNRVAADQWTWYYLTVGQISAYLQDEFSVTDHFKVTYGVRFDKALYFPSKASYNNPSIDPDNGTFLGTISTASPTVPNSDNLKLFDENGNPVKNGPGQQIDNTRMPSGKVLVSPRLGFNWDIRGDKTLQLRGGTGLFTGRFPFVWLGNAIGNPFTGYYNVTAHNFKWPQIWRSNIGLDYKLPIGTVLSGDVAYSKDINAMMVRDYGLGTPTGVLNSGTGDNRAVYQASDKGNTSTYVFTNVKVGYSFNATFQAQQTFGKGYFLMLGYNYLVAKDASSISAEISGDAFDRNPVLGNANKAVNSHSLYGNTHRIVLAGIKKFEYCKGKYATTVSFFSNWTSGNRFSYVYGGDLNNDGSFANDLMYVPTSAEIRNMNFAPLLDAEGNTQNAAAQGAALEAFINQDKYLSKHRGQYTQKYAGTTPWFSQIDMRVLQDFNFRGKEKTSTIQLSLDVVNLGNLISSKWGLRKYASTTGYYQPVGVAGKDNTGKAIYQFDPSQKQTFITSPDLISRWQLQLGARYIF